Part of the Faecalibacterium duncaniae genome, ATTATCAGTTGCTCGCAGCCTGAGTGCTGCGCGTTCCGCCCACTCTTGTGTCGTGTGGGGCCGGGGCGTCCTTTAGACACAGCACCTGAACGGACCTAAGCTTTGCGGACCGGCAGGAACTCATGAAGCTACCAATGCGTTAGCCTGGCGACCGGCGTGACGCGGAGGGAATGTTGTTGATCGCCTGCACCCGGAGACACCTACGCTGAACTCTTTTCGGACATGGGTTCGACTCCCATCGCCTCCACCACACAAGAAAAATCCGAACCTCTTCCCATCGGGAAAAGGTTCGGATTTTTTCGTTTGCCGTATTTCTTACCGCGTCATTTTCATTTCCAGTCTCAGCAGCGCGGCTTTTTTATTGATGCCGCCTGCATATCCGGTCAGGCTGCCGTTTGTTCCGACAACGCGGTGGCAGGGAATGATGATAGAGATCACATTGTGTCCGACAGCCCCGCCCACAGCCTGCGCAGACATCCGGGAAAGGCCGCGCTCTGCGGCAAGCTGCCTTGCCAGTGCACCATAGGTCGTGGTCTGGCCGCAGGGGATACGGCGCAGCAGCGCCCACACCTCCTGCTGAAAGGCAGAGCCAGCGGGATGGAGCGGCGGGGTAAAGTCCGGCTCCTGCCCGCCGAAATAAACATCCAGCCAGCGTCTGGCCTCGGAGAGCACAGCGGTCTCCTGCTCCTGATGCACCGTATCCAGGGTGCGGGCAAAGTACTTCTGCCCCTCGAACCAGAGGCCGGTCAGGCCGATGTCGTCAGCGGCCAGCAGGATGCCGCCCAGAGGGGACTCATAGTGCTGTGTATAGATCACCGTTTACCGGATCTCAATGCCCAGCTTGAACTTCAGGTTGCCCAGCACCTTCTTGACGGTGCGCTCGACCTGATCAGCGGAGATCTCCGCGCTGGGGTCAGACAGGGTCAGGGAGAAGGCCATGCTCTTCTTGCCCTCGCCCAGGTTTGCGCCACGGTAGATATCGAACAGCTTGACCTCGGTGATGAGGGAGCTTGCCTTCTTGATGGTGTCCTCGATCTCGCCGCAGGTGATCTTTTCCTCGCAGACAAGGGCCAGGTCACGCTTGACGGCAGCGTAGGGGCTCAGCGGCTTATAGCGCAGCTCACCGTCCACACAGGACATCAGAGCCTCATAGTCCAGCTCACCCAGATAGATGTTCTGGCTGTCCTTCTGGTCCTTTGCGATCTCCAGCTCGCCGTTGATCTCATTGGAGAGCTTACCGAACACGCCCAGACGCTTGCCGTTGCAGTAGACAGCGGCGCTGATGCCGGGGTGGAGCCACGGGGTGGTCTCGCGCTCATAGGTGAAGGTCAGGTCAAAGCCTGCGGCCAGCGCCTCCATTGCACCCTTGACGGTGAAGAAGTCCTCCTCGGGGCCAAAGGCACCAATGCAGAGGGTCTGACGCTCATGGGGATGCTCGCTGATGGGCAGCTCCTTGGCCAGATAGACGGGAGCCATCTCGAACAGGCGGCCCTCGGCATTGCCCTTCTTGAGGTTGTCCACGATGACATTCAGCATGGACGGGGTCAGCAGGGTGCGCATGATGGACAGGTTCTCGCTGATGGGGTTCAGGATGCGGATGGCCTTGCGGGCGGCATCCTCAGCGGGGATGTGCAGCATATCCAGCTCCGCGTTGGAGTAGAAGGCCAGGGTGGAGGCCTCATAGAAGCCCTGTGCAGCCAGCAGGCGCTTGGTCTTGAGCTGCTGCTTCTGCGCATAGTTCAGGCCGCCGTTGGTAACAGAGGCGGTGTTCAGGAAGGTGGGGTTGATGTGGTCATAGCCGTACTCACGGATGACCTCCTCCGCCAGATCGGGGAAGCTCTCCACATCCTCACGGTAGAGAGGAGCAGACACATCCCAGCTGCCATCGGCCTGCACATCCACCGTAAACTCCAGGCGCTGCAGGATATCGATCATGGTCTGCTCGGGCACAGTGATGCCCAGCACACCGCAGATCTTGGCAGGGGTGGTCACGATGTGCTTGCGCTCCAGCGGGCGGCCATCGGTCAGGTCATACTCGAGGGTGGTGATATCGCCGCAGTCCAGCTCCTGGATCAGGTGCAGGGCACGGGCCAGGCCCAGCTCGGGAGAGTTGCGGTCCACACCCTTTTCATAGCGGGCAGAGGAATCACTGTTCTGGCCCAGGGCACGGCTGGTCTTGCGGACGCAGTCACGGGCGAAGGTGGCGCACTCGAACAGCAGGCTGGTGGTGTTCTCATCCATGCCGGAGTTGGCACCGCCCATGATGCCGGCCAGAGCCACAGGCTTCTCGGCATCGCAGATGACCAGATTGTTGGGGTTCAGGGTGAACTCCTTTTCATCGAGGGTCACGATTTTCTCGCCCTCGTGGGCACGGCGCACATCAATGGTGCGGCCGGCGACCTTGTTCAGGTCAAAGGCGTGCATGGGCTGGCCCATTTCCAGCAGGGTGTGGTTGGTGATATCCACCACATTGCTGATGGAGCGCAGGCCGCACAGGGCCAGATGGCGCTTCATCCAGCGGGGAGATTCGCCCATGCGGATGTTGCGGACGTAATGCGCCATATAGCGGGGGCACAGGTCAGGGGCCTCCACCTGGACGGTGATGGGAGCATCCGGCTCGCAGACAGCCTTGTAATCCATGGCGGGCATGTGCAGGGGCTTGCCCAGAATGGCAGCGACCTCGCGGGCAATGCCCAGCACGGACTGGCAGTCCGGGCGGTTTGCGGTGATGGAGATATCGAAGATATAGTCATCCAGACCGACAACGGGTGCGATGTCGGTGCCGGGAACGGAATCCTCGGGCAGGATGAGCAGACCATAGACCTCAGAGCCCGGGAACAGGTCGTCGTTCAGGCCCAGCTCCTCGCCGGAGCAGAGCATACCGTTGGACTCCACGCCCTGCATCTTGCGGGCCTTGATCTTGATGCCGCCGGGCAGGGTGGAGCCATCCAGAGCGGCGGGCACGCAGTCACCCAGCTTCATATTGGCGGCACCGGTGCTAATGCGGATGTCGTGGCCGTAATCACCGCAGTCCACCACACACTTGGTCAGGTGGGTGCCTTCCTGCTTTTCCATCTCCACGATCTTGCCAACGACCACCTTGCTGATGCCTGCATCCAGCGGGATCAGCTCTTCCACCTCAAAGCCGCAGGAGAACAGCTTCTCCTCCAGCTCCTGAGCGGTAACGTCGATATCAACGAATTCTTTTAACCAACTGAAAGGTACTTTCATTGTCTGTTCTCTCCCCTCTTATTCATGGAACTGCTTGAGGAACTGCAGGTTGTTCTCGAACATCAGGCCGATGTTGTTGATGCCGTACTTCAGCATGGCGATGCGCTCGATGCCAATGCCGAAGGCGAAGCCGGAATACTCATCCGGGTCAATGTTGCAGTTCTCCAGCACCTTGCGGTTGACAACACCGCCGCCCAGAACTTCGATCCAGCCGGTGTGCTTGCACAAGGGGCAGCCCTTGCCGCCGCACTCAAAGCAGCTGACATCGACCTCCACACTGGGCTCGGTGAAGGGGAAGTAGGAGGGACGCAGGCGGGTGCGGGTGTCCTTGCCGAACAGCTTCTGCACAAAGGTGTTCAGCGCGCCCTGCAGGTCGCCCAGGGTGATGCCCTTATCCACGACCAGACCCTCCATCTGGTGGAACATGGGGCTGTGGGTGGCATCGGAATCGGAACGGAACACACGTCCGGGGATCAGCACCTTGATGGGCGGCTTCTGGCTGTCCATGGTGCGGATCTGGCCGCCGGAGGTCTGGGTGCGGAGCAGGAACTCGTCGGACAGGTAGAAGGTATCCTGCATGTCGCGGGCAGGGTGATCCTTGGGCACGTTCAGGCGGGTGAAGTTGTGGTCGTCATCCTCGATCTCAGGTGCGTCGGCCACGGCAAAACCCATGCCGGAGAACACGTCGATAATCTGGTTGGTGACCAGCGTCAGGGGGTGCAGACCACCCACCGTGCGGGTCTTGGCGGGCAGGGTGATGTCCACGGTCTCAGCGGCGTTGCGGGCGGCCAGCTCGGCCTCCTTCACCTTGGCAGCGGCGGCATCGTAGTCTGCCTGCACCTTCTGCTTGAGCTCGTTGATGATCTTGCCCATGGCGGGGCGCTCTTCGGGCGCGACAGAGCGCAGATTCTTCATCAGCGCGGGGATCTTGCCGTTTTTGCTCAGATATTCCTGCCAGAACGAGGCCAGCGTCTCCTTGGAAGAGACCTGACCGAGGCTCTCTGCGGCCTGTTTGGCCAGCTCGTCGATCATTGCTTGCATGGAAATTCTCTCCTTCTCAGTTCGTGTTTTCAAAGCGGGGCAGCAAAAAAGGCTCCGTCCCCCTGCCGGGCCATTTCTGGCCGGACAAAAGGGACGAAGCCTTTGCAAATCCAATGCTCCGCGGTACCACCCGGTTTCCGCCCTGCACAAAGAAGGGCGGCTCTCAAACGCCGTAACGGGGCGCGCCGTCCTGCCCTAATAGAAGCCGTTCGGGCAGGCCGCTCAGGAGCGAACTTCGGCACACACCCACGCGGAAGCCCTTTCAGCCGGTGAAGCTTCTCTCTTTGCTGTGGAACTGCGTGCGTACTCTCTCCGTCGCTGCGTTTTCAAGATATTCAGGTTTCATAACCGGATATCATCTTACCACACTTTGGGCCTGTTTGCAAGCCAGGGCGGCACTTTTTCCCTGAATTTTACGGTTTTGCTTGTGTTTTGGCCGAAAGTATGGTATTGTAAGCGTATCGTTTTACTGAAAGGAGGGTACACCCAGATGGGTTGGAATGGCTGCATCTTTTTCAAAAAAGGTCAGATTTAATACTTTCCGGCTCGAAGTGTACCCTTTTATTGGAAACAAAACCTCTCAGTCTGCGCTTTGGCGCAGCCAGCTCCCCTCATAGGGGAGCTAAATCGAGGAAACCTTTCAGCAAGACGTGGAGCATGATTTTCAGCGCCGCGCAGCTTTGCTGTGGGGCGCTTTTGTTTTGCCTGAACCCCTCAGACTCGCTTCGCTCGTCAGCTCCCCTAGTAGGGGAGCCTCTGGCGAAACCGGAAATTCTGCACGGATTGCCAAGGCCTCCACTATTAGGGGAGGTGGCAATGCGTCAGCATTGACGGAGGGGTTTGGTCACAGCAAACTTTCGTTAGCAAGGGTA contains:
- the pheT gene encoding phenylalanine--tRNA ligase subunit beta, translating into MKVPFSWLKEFVDIDVTAQELEEKLFSCGFEVEELIPLDAGISKVVVGKIVEMEKQEGTHLTKCVVDCGDYGHDIRISTGAANMKLGDCVPAALDGSTLPGGIKIKARKMQGVESNGMLCSGEELGLNDDLFPGSEVYGLLILPEDSVPGTDIAPVVGLDDYIFDISITANRPDCQSVLGIAREVAAILGKPLHMPAMDYKAVCEPDAPITVQVEAPDLCPRYMAHYVRNIRMGESPRWMKRHLALCGLRSISNVVDITNHTLLEMGQPMHAFDLNKVAGRTIDVRRAHEGEKIVTLDEKEFTLNPNNLVICDAEKPVALAGIMGGANSGMDENTTSLLFECATFARDCVRKTSRALGQNSDSSARYEKGVDRNSPELGLARALHLIQELDCGDITTLEYDLTDGRPLERKHIVTTPAKICGVLGITVPEQTMIDILQRLEFTVDVQADGSWDVSAPLYREDVESFPDLAEEVIREYGYDHINPTFLNTASVTNGGLNYAQKQQLKTKRLLAAQGFYEASTLAFYSNAELDMLHIPAEDAARKAIRILNPISENLSIMRTLLTPSMLNVIVDNLKKGNAEGRLFEMAPVYLAKELPISEHPHERQTLCIGAFGPEEDFFTVKGAMEALAAGFDLTFTYERETTPWLHPGISAAVYCNGKRLGVFGKLSNEINGELEIAKDQKDSQNIYLGELDYEALMSCVDGELRYKPLSPYAAVKRDLALVCEEKITCGEIEDTIKKASSLITEVKLFDIYRGANLGEGKKSMAFSLTLSDPSAEISADQVERTVKKVLGNLKFKLGIEIR
- the pheS gene encoding phenylalanine--tRNA ligase subunit alpha, producing the protein MQAMIDELAKQAAESLGQVSSKETLASFWQEYLSKNGKIPALMKNLRSVAPEERPAMGKIINELKQKVQADYDAAAAKVKEAELAARNAAETVDITLPAKTRTVGGLHPLTLVTNQIIDVFSGMGFAVADAPEIEDDDHNFTRLNVPKDHPARDMQDTFYLSDEFLLRTQTSGGQIRTMDSQKPPIKVLIPGRVFRSDSDATHSPMFHQMEGLVVDKGITLGDLQGALNTFVQKLFGKDTRTRLRPSYFPFTEPSVEVDVSCFECGGKGCPLCKHTGWIEVLGGGVVNRKVLENCNIDPDEYSGFAFGIGIERIAMLKYGINNIGLMFENNLQFLKQFHE
- a CDS encoding methylated-DNA--[protein]-cysteine S-methyltransferase — protein: MIYTQHYESPLGGILLAADDIGLTGLWFEGQKYFARTLDTVHQEQETAVLSEARRWLDVYFGGQEPDFTPPLHPAGSAFQQEVWALLRRIPCGQTTTYGALARQLAAERGLSRMSAQAVGGAVGHNVISIIIPCHRVVGTNGSLTGYAGGINKKAALLRLEMKMTR